The proteins below come from a single Nitrosospira sp. Is2 genomic window:
- a CDS encoding phage tail sheath family protein: MNREADLSAIRSDFRRPGVYYQTLARPRREEQQFHTGIPVFIGFAEKKKQGRQPTQAQIGPEMYQVDRWEQFEQLHQPLPFSESYLVYAIRGFFENGGRRCVVLPVQYERNSPSEELADVMAEALTKPFIPGGVLEDFDEIDLICVPDAMVSVIRTHREKVIEIQSAVVDHTRRMGDRFAILDGLSSDNDSKGRSLEQDHVAPAILHWQSLPPEYGALYYPWVWVKKVSLESDAEVWPPVGVAGDRQAMQRANPVVKSLNSQTAKLVPACGHIAGIYSRTDSRTGTHKAPANELLEDVHRAEIDFTNDELATLNEAGINCLSGFAGHGIRVWGARTLSGQPSWLYVNVLRLFLTLTRWARLNMNDLVFETNDGILWERVRQRLNAYCRDLFDRGALMGTSPTEAFFVKCDSETNTRETREAGLVVADVGLAPAVPAEFIIVRITQSASATVATEYSAL, translated from the coding sequence ATGAATCGTGAAGCTGATCTAAGTGCGATACGCAGCGACTTTCGCAGGCCAGGGGTGTATTACCAAACGCTGGCTCGCCCTCGCCGCGAGGAGCAACAGTTCCATACGGGCATTCCCGTTTTTATAGGTTTTGCAGAGAAAAAAAAACAGGGAAGACAGCCCACACAAGCTCAGATTGGGCCAGAAATGTATCAGGTGGACAGATGGGAGCAATTCGAGCAGTTGCACCAGCCTTTGCCTTTCTCCGAGAGTTATCTCGTCTATGCGATTCGAGGTTTTTTCGAAAATGGCGGACGGAGATGCGTAGTATTGCCTGTCCAATATGAGAGGAATAGTCCTTCCGAGGAACTTGCTGATGTAATGGCTGAGGCTTTGACAAAACCATTCATTCCCGGGGGAGTTCTCGAAGATTTCGACGAGATCGATCTCATTTGTGTGCCTGATGCAATGGTAAGTGTAATTCGAACTCACCGGGAAAAGGTAATCGAAATCCAATCAGCAGTCGTCGATCATACGCGCAGAATGGGTGATCGCTTTGCGATACTGGATGGTTTATCCAGCGATAACGATAGTAAAGGGCGGAGCTTGGAACAGGATCACGTCGCCCCCGCCATCTTGCACTGGCAGTCGTTGCCGCCGGAATATGGGGCGCTGTATTACCCTTGGGTGTGGGTCAAGAAGGTTTCGCTTGAGAGTGACGCCGAGGTGTGGCCGCCAGTCGGCGTTGCAGGCGACAGACAGGCAATGCAGCGTGCCAATCCGGTGGTCAAGTCTCTCAATTCTCAGACTGCCAAGCTTGTGCCTGCCTGTGGTCACATCGCTGGCATCTATTCTCGGACCGATTCCAGGACTGGAACTCATAAGGCGCCCGCTAACGAACTTCTAGAAGACGTACATCGAGCGGAAATTGATTTTACGAATGATGAGTTGGCAACGCTTAATGAGGCCGGCATCAACTGCTTGAGCGGCTTTGCCGGACATGGAATTCGTGTTTGGGGGGCGAGAACCCTGAGTGGGCAGCCCTCCTGGCTGTACGTCAACGTGCTACGTTTGTTCCTGACTTTGACACGATGGGCAAGGCTAAATATGAACGATCTAGTATTTGAAACAAATGATGGAATTTTATGGGAACGAGTTCGCCAGCGTCTGAATGCTTACTGCCGCGATTTATTCGACCGAGGGGCACTGATGGGAACCAGTCCGACAGAGGCCTTTTTCGTAAAGTGTGATTCTGAAACAAATACGAGGGAAACGCGGGAAGCAGGGCTGGTAGTCGCTGACGTTGGTCTTGCGCCTGCTGTTCCTGCAGAATTTATTATCGTGCGTATTACGCAAAGCGCTAGCGCAACCGTCGCGACCGAGTATAGCGCTTTATAA
- a CDS encoding phage tail sheath C-terminal domain-containing protein, with protein MARLTYQAPGVYVEEVPSARQPIAGVGTNTAAFIGIVPDTIYYPVPNPDYDPVAADAALRLKLLLIEKGKLEASDNEQDKKQLETVDTEIAKVRSDLEETLARLRRELTGLETKRTKAEQDFHDAEKALTDLGPETDSENDDQKAKRRAANLKVTAKRGAFAEAGTKVTEKQQALNDASVRLKDSEKVATSSPTSTSETKAGPLIQQEITEYLGKAPSDDLLKKSVLRPYMLVKFDVRAEPLDTRFCTNFTEYTNRFGPFSMFNERPEPQDGTPPPNPDFWQYRPQYPGHHALTHAVYGFFNNGGTRCFVARINSVAQLKDTLTNFESIDDVAIISAPGLPKEQDYWTSLADYSETHENVFAILDSPEVVNKENTNDFDIDRLSSPGTGSVPRICKNAAYYFPHIEVVDPAKQLQDTDPARQVSAKYRGRTHVPPSGHMAGVYARTDEERGVHKAPANCVVRGAINVKYYVSKPVQEQLNPNGINAIRMMNGAVTVWGARTIGGDRNGEWKYIPVRRFFLFLQESIDEGTQWVVFEPNDYALWAKIRLNVTAFLTNIWRSGALFGMTPEEAFYVKCDAELNPPEVRDLGQVITEIGVAIVRPAEFVIFRISQSTGLEKS; from the coding sequence ATGGCGAGACTCACTTACCAAGCTCCTGGCGTATACGTGGAAGAAGTACCTTCTGCCCGACAGCCGATCGCGGGTGTGGGAACCAATACTGCCGCATTTATCGGGATTGTCCCTGACACAATATACTATCCAGTACCAAATCCAGATTATGACCCTGTCGCAGCTGACGCTGCGCTACGACTTAAGCTCCTCCTTATCGAAAAGGGAAAATTAGAAGCGTCGGATAATGAGCAGGATAAAAAGCAGCTCGAAACGGTTGATACGGAAATTGCAAAAGTGCGAAGCGATTTAGAGGAAACCCTTGCCAGACTTCGGCGAGAATTGACAGGCCTTGAGACCAAGAGAACTAAGGCGGAACAGGATTTCCACGATGCTGAAAAAGCGCTTACAGACCTCGGGCCCGAAACAGACAGCGAAAACGATGATCAGAAAGCGAAAAGAAGAGCTGCCAACCTCAAAGTTACTGCTAAGCGAGGTGCATTTGCCGAAGCGGGAACGAAAGTAACGGAGAAACAACAAGCCTTAAACGATGCGTCGGTCAGACTCAAAGATTCGGAGAAGGTTGCAACAAGTAGTCCTACTTCCACGTCTGAGACTAAAGCAGGGCCTTTGATACAACAAGAAATTACTGAGTATCTTGGTAAGGCACCTTCGGATGATCTGTTAAAGAAGTCGGTTCTCCGCCCTTATATGCTGGTCAAATTCGATGTTCGGGCCGAACCGCTTGACACAAGGTTTTGTACAAACTTTACTGAATATACAAATCGGTTCGGGCCATTCTCCATGTTCAATGAACGCCCCGAACCACAAGATGGAACGCCTCCGCCCAACCCCGATTTTTGGCAATATAGACCCCAATACCCCGGGCACCATGCATTGACCCACGCCGTATATGGTTTTTTTAATAACGGTGGTACTCGCTGTTTTGTTGCCCGCATCAACTCCGTCGCCCAACTGAAAGACACCCTGACAAATTTCGAGTCTATCGATGATGTCGCAATAATCTCCGCTCCTGGGCTTCCGAAAGAGCAGGATTATTGGACATCGTTGGCGGACTATAGTGAGACACACGAAAACGTGTTTGCGATCCTTGATAGTCCAGAAGTGGTTAATAAGGAGAATACTAATGATTTCGACATTGACCGGCTCTCCTCTCCCGGGACAGGAAGTGTACCGCGCATTTGTAAAAACGCTGCTTATTATTTTCCTCACATTGAGGTAGTTGATCCGGCAAAACAGTTGCAAGATACCGATCCTGCTCGCCAGGTAAGTGCGAAATACCGGGGGCGAACCCATGTCCCGCCCAGCGGGCATATGGCAGGCGTGTATGCCCGAACTGATGAAGAGCGCGGCGTTCATAAGGCGCCTGCAAACTGTGTCGTTCGCGGTGCCATTAACGTAAAGTATTACGTCAGCAAGCCTGTCCAGGAACAGCTCAATCCTAACGGAATCAATGCAATCCGCATGATGAACGGCGCGGTAACTGTATGGGGCGCGCGCACTATCGGCGGAGACCGTAATGGCGAATGGAAATATATACCCGTCCGACGCTTCTTTCTGTTCTTGCAAGAATCTATTGACGAGGGTACGCAGTGGGTGGTGTTCGAACCTAACGATTATGCACTGTGGGCAAAAATTCGCTTGAATGTAACGGCTTTCCTTACCAACATTTGGCGCAGCGGCGCACTGTTTGGAATGACTCCAGAAGAGGCGTTTTATGTCAAATGCGACGCAGAACTAAATCCGCCTGAGGTGCGCGATTTGGGTCAGGTCATCACAGAGATCGGTGTGGCGATCGTAAGGCCGGCCGAGTTCGTCATATTCCGTATTTCGCAATCAACCGGTTTAGAAAAAAGCTGA